In the Sphingobacterium sp. PCS056 genome, GTTTTTCTAAAGGAAGCTCAAACTTGACAATGAGCTTATTGGACTTTTGAGATGACTTATTCACCATAGTGGACGTAAATATCAGATTATTAGGAATTAAAACCACATCATCATCTTCATCCCTAACAACAATATTGGCTAAGGTAATATCAACGATCTTACCTTGATAATTGCTAATTTTAATATGATCTCCAATAGAAAATTGGTCAGAGAACATGACCAATAATCCACTTATCATATTGGTTATGTACTCCCTAAAGATAACGGCTATCGCCATCGCGACAATGGTCATACTAGTAATGAATTCCTTTGGATCAATACCCAATGCAATCATAACCGTAACCACAATCATAGCAGCATTGAGCACACGCGCAACGCGTGAGATACCTAAAACAAAATTACCCCTGACATCGTGATTTGCATGTTTACGATTGTATAGCGAAACAATTAAAAATCGTCCAATAGAAATAAGCAGATTGGCAGTCAAAAATGTGTTTAAAGCATAAGCGAAATGTAGTATAATACGATTTTGTTCATAAAATGAGGCTAAACCAACAAATGAGTAGCTTAAGGCTAGCCAAAGAATGCAACGAACGACGAATGATAGGGACAATTTATTTTTAACCATTTAAATCTGATTTTCTTGAGGAACTAAACTAATCATTTTTCAATCAATATAGAAAAATGATACACCTAAAATTAAGTATATTTGCAGTAGACCAGCGGTCGAAAAAGTATGAAGGAAGAAACAACAACTGTAGAACTTACTGTAACTGGGATGCATTGCACGAATTGTGCAATAGCCATACATCAATATTTAGAGAAAAAGGATGCTAAAGATATATTTGTGGACTTTGCTTCAGATGAAGTGAAATTTTCAGGTATCGCACAAGAAAGTCTTACAGAAATAACCAAGGGTATAGAAAACTTAGGCTTCCATGTCGTAACCGATGAAGCGCCGAAAGAACATTTTTACAAAAAAATAGAAACTAAATTTTGGTTCAGTCTGATTTT is a window encoding:
- a CDS encoding mechanosensitive ion channel family protein — encoded protein: MVKNKLSLSFVVRCILWLALSYSFVGLASFYEQNRIILHFAYALNTFLTANLLISIGRFLIVSLYNRKHANHDVRGNFVLGISRVARVLNAAMIVVTVMIALGIDPKEFITSMTIVAMAIAVIFREYITNMISGLLVMFSDQFSIGDHIKISNYQGKIVDITLANIVVRDEDDDVVLIPNNLIFTSTMVNKSSQKSNKLIVKFELPLEKPLEITSFENHLKPLLKVNSNIIWNDLFKIKVAEVGKDFVKYKIELTTISSSNKLHHQIQNEILNEMLLFRSRED